In Fundulus heteroclitus isolate FHET01 chromosome 16, MU-UCD_Fhet_4.1, whole genome shotgun sequence, a single genomic region encodes these proteins:
- the olfm2a gene encoding noelin-2a isoform X1, which yields MTVPMLKIGAVLSTMAMVTNWMSQTLPSLVGLNGTTVSRGGTSERIVSALYPSPEEGWQIYSSAQDADGKCICTVVAPAQNMCNRDPRSRQLRQLMEKVQNISQSMEVLDLRTYRDLQYVRNTESLMKVVDGKLKVASENPRSLNPKGFQELKDKVNQLLPLLPVLEQYKADAKMILRLREEVRNLSLVLMAIQEEMGAYDYEELRQRVLLLETRLHSCMQKLGCGKLTGVSNPITVRASGSRFGSWMTDTMIPSSDNRVWSMDGYFKGRRVLEYRTMGDFMKGQNFVQHLLPHPWAGTGHVVYNGSLYYNKYQSNIIIKYHFRSRSVLVQRSLSGAGYNNTFPYSWGGSSDIDLMADENGLWAVYTTIPNAGNIVISRLEPQSLEVLQTWDTGFPKRSAGESFMICGTLYVTNSHLAGAKIYFAYYTNTSSYEYTDIPFHNQYSHISMMDYNPRERVLYTWNNGHQVLYNVTLFQVIKTSGD from the exons GCCCTTTACCCCAGCCCAGAGGAAGGCTGGCAGATCTACAGCTCAGCGCAGGACGCAGATGGGAAGTGTATCTGCACCGTGGTCGCACCAGCCCAGAACATGTGTAACCGCGACCCACGCAGCAGGCAGCTCCGCCAGCTCATGGAGAAG GTTCAGAATATAAGCCAATCAATGGAGGTGCTAGACCTGAGAACCTACAGAGACCTCCAGTATGTAAGGAACACTGAGAGTCTAATGAAAGTCGTCGATGGAAAGCTGAAGGTGGCCTCTGAAAATCCCCGCAGCCTAAATCCAAAGGGCTTTCAG GAGTTGAAAGACAAGGTGAACCAACTGCTTCCCCTGCTGCCAGTGCTGGAACAGTACAAGGCAGATGCCAAGATGATCCTGCGTCTTCGAGAGGAGGTGAGAAACCTTTCCTTGGTGCTGATGGCCATCCAGGAGGAGATGGGAGCCTACGACTATGAGGAGCTGCGGCAGAGAGTCCTGCTGCTGGAGACCAGACTACACTCATGCATGCAGAAGCTAG GCTGCGGGAAGCTCACTGGTGTCAGCAATCCCATCACAGTGCGTGCATCTGGATCCAGATTTGGCTCCTGGATGACGGACACCATGATACCCAGCTCAGACAACAGA GTGTGGTCCATGGATGGATACTTCAAGGGTCGGCGCGTCCTCGAATACCGCACAATGGGCGATTTCATGAAGGGGCAGAACTTTGTGCAGCACCTGCTGCCGCATCCTTGGGCAGGCACTGGCCACGTGGTCTATAACGGCTCGCTGTACTACAACAAATACCAGAGCAACATTATCATCAAATACCACTTCCGGTCTCGAAGCGTGCTGGTGCAGCGCAGCCTCAGCGGAGCCGGCTATAACAACACCTTCCCGTACTCCTGGGGTGGCTCCTCCGATATTGACCTCATGGCGGACGAGAATGGTCTCTGGGCTGTTTACACCACCATACCGAATGCTGGGAACATTGTCATCAGCCGTCTAGAGCCCCAGAGCCTGGAGGTTCTGCAAACCTGGGACACAGGCTTCCCAAAGCGCAGTGCCGGAGAGTCTTTTATGATCTGTGGCACACTCTACGTCACAAACTCTCACCTCGCTGGTGCCAAGATCTACTTTGCCTACTACACCAACACATCAAGCTATGAGTACACAGACATCCCCTTCCACAATCAGTACTCCCACATCTCCATGATGGACTATAACCCTAGGGAGAGGGTCCTGTACACCTGGAACAATGGACACCAGGTGCTCTATAACGTCACACTTTTCCAGGTCATTAAGACGTCTGGAGACTAA
- the olfm2a gene encoding noelin-2a isoform X2 gives MHLFSAMFLLVMLAGMPSEALYPSPEEGWQIYSSAQDADGKCICTVVAPAQNMCNRDPRSRQLRQLMEKVQNISQSMEVLDLRTYRDLQYVRNTESLMKVVDGKLKVASENPRSLNPKGFQELKDKVNQLLPLLPVLEQYKADAKMILRLREEVRNLSLVLMAIQEEMGAYDYEELRQRVLLLETRLHSCMQKLGCGKLTGVSNPITVRASGSRFGSWMTDTMIPSSDNRVWSMDGYFKGRRVLEYRTMGDFMKGQNFVQHLLPHPWAGTGHVVYNGSLYYNKYQSNIIIKYHFRSRSVLVQRSLSGAGYNNTFPYSWGGSSDIDLMADENGLWAVYTTIPNAGNIVISRLEPQSLEVLQTWDTGFPKRSAGESFMICGTLYVTNSHLAGAKIYFAYYTNTSSYEYTDIPFHNQYSHISMMDYNPRERVLYTWNNGHQVLYNVTLFQVIKTSGD, from the exons GCCCTTTACCCCAGCCCAGAGGAAGGCTGGCAGATCTACAGCTCAGCGCAGGACGCAGATGGGAAGTGTATCTGCACCGTGGTCGCACCAGCCCAGAACATGTGTAACCGCGACCCACGCAGCAGGCAGCTCCGCCAGCTCATGGAGAAG GTTCAGAATATAAGCCAATCAATGGAGGTGCTAGACCTGAGAACCTACAGAGACCTCCAGTATGTAAGGAACACTGAGAGTCTAATGAAAGTCGTCGATGGAAAGCTGAAGGTGGCCTCTGAAAATCCCCGCAGCCTAAATCCAAAGGGCTTTCAG GAGTTGAAAGACAAGGTGAACCAACTGCTTCCCCTGCTGCCAGTGCTGGAACAGTACAAGGCAGATGCCAAGATGATCCTGCGTCTTCGAGAGGAGGTGAGAAACCTTTCCTTGGTGCTGATGGCCATCCAGGAGGAGATGGGAGCCTACGACTATGAGGAGCTGCGGCAGAGAGTCCTGCTGCTGGAGACCAGACTACACTCATGCATGCAGAAGCTAG GCTGCGGGAAGCTCACTGGTGTCAGCAATCCCATCACAGTGCGTGCATCTGGATCCAGATTTGGCTCCTGGATGACGGACACCATGATACCCAGCTCAGACAACAGA GTGTGGTCCATGGATGGATACTTCAAGGGTCGGCGCGTCCTCGAATACCGCACAATGGGCGATTTCATGAAGGGGCAGAACTTTGTGCAGCACCTGCTGCCGCATCCTTGGGCAGGCACTGGCCACGTGGTCTATAACGGCTCGCTGTACTACAACAAATACCAGAGCAACATTATCATCAAATACCACTTCCGGTCTCGAAGCGTGCTGGTGCAGCGCAGCCTCAGCGGAGCCGGCTATAACAACACCTTCCCGTACTCCTGGGGTGGCTCCTCCGATATTGACCTCATGGCGGACGAGAATGGTCTCTGGGCTGTTTACACCACCATACCGAATGCTGGGAACATTGTCATCAGCCGTCTAGAGCCCCAGAGCCTGGAGGTTCTGCAAACCTGGGACACAGGCTTCCCAAAGCGCAGTGCCGGAGAGTCTTTTATGATCTGTGGCACACTCTACGTCACAAACTCTCACCTCGCTGGTGCCAAGATCTACTTTGCCTACTACACCAACACATCAAGCTATGAGTACACAGACATCCCCTTCCACAATCAGTACTCCCACATCTCCATGATGGACTATAACCCTAGGGAGAGGGTCCTGTACACCTGGAACAATGGACACCAGGTGCTCTATAACGTCACACTTTTCCAGGTCATTAAGACGTCTGGAGACTAA